From Paenibacillus graminis, a single genomic window includes:
- a CDS encoding chemotaxis protein CheA codes for MDMNQYLSMFIDESNDHLQSLNESMMGLEANPEDLSIVQVIFRSAHTLKGMAATMGFEDLASLTHQMENVLDLVRNNKLRMQDFIFDTLFKSLDALESMVEDITGGGEGKADVSAIVASLQAIVRGEIPTAAGGAAAEVAAGATAEAPVFLDEFQYSVLEQSLQEGHKVLYVDVAIRKDCQLKAVRAYMVFDLLERSGEVVKSFPSVQDIEQEKFDHSFSLYYITQKEASEIQAMILNLSEIDKVTAVALDQESLHQMGQDTVAAAAEAPAPVKEATPVSNASPASAAHAKEEAGKPAPARTGGAPSRTIRVDIERLDVLMNLFSELLIDRVRLEQLASEVQNADLTETVEHMGRVSGDLQNIVMKLRMVPVDTVFNRFPRMVRDLAKSLDKKIDLVVTGAETELDRTVIDEIGDPLVHLLRNAVDHGVEGIQERLAAGKSDTGTVNLRAFHSGNHVFIEIEDDGAGINPQKILQSAIKKGILSQEQASNYSDDEAIQLLFAPGFSTAEVISDVSGRGVGLDVVKSKITSLGGNVVVYSTQGKGTNFSVQLPLTLSIIAAMLVRLGSEKYAIPLSSIVETGIVKQTQIRSIHGNKMVEFRNSHIPLVSLSKLFSVPDYDESTEEETEIVVVRKGERLVALAVQDFIGQNEIVIKNLGKYLPEVQGISGATILGDGQVALIIDPNAFIK; via the coding sequence ATGGACATGAACCAATATTTATCCATGTTTATTGATGAGTCAAATGATCATCTGCAGTCATTGAACGAAAGTATGATGGGGCTTGAAGCAAATCCTGAAGATCTGAGCATTGTACAGGTTATTTTCCGCTCTGCCCATACCTTGAAGGGTATGGCGGCAACCATGGGCTTTGAGGATTTGGCTTCACTTACGCACCAAATGGAGAATGTACTGGACTTAGTGCGCAACAATAAGCTGCGGATGCAGGATTTCATTTTTGACACGCTGTTCAAAAGTCTGGATGCCTTGGAATCCATGGTCGAGGATATTACAGGCGGCGGAGAAGGCAAGGCGGATGTATCGGCCATTGTTGCGTCTTTGCAGGCTATTGTCCGTGGCGAGATCCCGACTGCAGCCGGCGGTGCTGCTGCCGAAGTGGCTGCAGGAGCGACTGCGGAAGCTCCCGTATTTCTTGATGAGTTTCAATACTCAGTTCTGGAGCAGTCGCTTCAGGAAGGCCATAAGGTGCTGTATGTTGATGTGGCCATCCGCAAGGACTGCCAGCTCAAAGCAGTGCGGGCTTATATGGTCTTTGATCTCCTCGAACGTTCTGGCGAGGTCGTCAAATCCTTCCCTTCGGTTCAAGACATAGAGCAGGAGAAATTCGACCATAGCTTTTCGCTCTATTACATAACCCAAAAGGAAGCCAGTGAGATCCAGGCGATGATTCTGAATCTGTCCGAGATCGACAAGGTAACTGCGGTCGCCTTGGATCAGGAGTCCTTGCATCAAATGGGACAGGATACGGTTGCGGCTGCGGCCGAAGCGCCTGCTCCTGTCAAAGAAGCAACTCCTGTTTCTAATGCTTCACCGGCATCTGCTGCACATGCCAAAGAAGAAGCCGGCAAACCGGCTCCTGCGAGAACAGGGGGAGCGCCCTCACGGACGATCCGTGTAGATATAGAACGGCTTGATGTGCTGATGAATCTCTTCAGCGAGCTGCTTATCGACCGGGTCCGGCTGGAGCAGCTTGCTTCAGAAGTCCAAAATGCAGATCTGACGGAAACGGTAGAGCACATGGGCCGGGTCAGCGGAGATCTGCAGAATATTGTCATGAAGCTGCGCATGGTTCCAGTGGATACCGTGTTCAACCGGTTCCCGCGCATGGTTCGTGACCTCGCCAAATCCTTGGATAAAAAAATCGATCTGGTTGTTACCGGCGCCGAGACGGAGCTGGACCGCACCGTTATCGATGAAATCGGTGATCCGCTGGTCCACTTGCTGCGAAACGCAGTAGACCATGGTGTTGAAGGGATTCAAGAACGTTTAGCTGCCGGAAAGTCTGATACAGGAACAGTTAATCTGCGGGCATTCCATAGCGGCAACCATGTCTTTATCGAAATCGAAGATGACGGTGCCGGAATCAATCCGCAGAAGATTCTGCAGTCTGCGATCAAAAAAGGCATTCTCTCGCAAGAACAAGCATCGAATTATTCCGACGATGAGGCAATACAGCTCCTGTTCGCACCGGGATTCAGTACGGCTGAGGTAATCTCCGATGTATCAGGCCGCGGAGTGGGATTGGATGTTGTCAAGTCAAAAATCACCTCTCTGGGCGGGAATGTGGTGGTCTATTCCACACAAGGCAAAGGTACTAATTTCTCAGTACAGCTGCCGCTGACCTTGTCGATTATCGCAGCTATGCTTGTTCGTCTGGGCTCAGAGAAATACGCGATACCGCTCTCGTCCATTGTGGAAACCGGCATTGTGAAGCAAACTCAGATCCGGAGCATTCACGGCAACAAAATGGTAGAATTCCGCAACAGCCATATTCCGCTGGTTTCACTAAGCAAACTCTTTTCAGTACCGGATTATGATGAAAGCACAGAAGAAGAAACCGAAATTGTGGTCGTGCGCAAGGGGGAACGCCTGGTTGCTCTGGCAGTTCAGGATTTTATCGGACAGAACGAAATTGTCATCAAGAATCTCGGCAAATATTTGCCAGAGGTTCAAGGCATATCCGGTGCCACCATTCTCGGTGACGGGCAGGTCGCGCTCATTATTGATCCGAATGCTTTTATTAAATAA
- the flhA gene encoding flagellar biosynthesis protein FlhA: MKARDLTVLLGVIGIVLMMILPIPAWLLDVLLIINISIALTIILVAMNTKDPLQFSIFPSLLLITTLFRLALNISTTKLILSDGHAGEVVATFGSWIARGQIAIGFIVFLILVVVQFIVITKGSERVAEVGARFTLDAMPGKQMSIDADLNAGMINEQQAGERRRKIEREADFFGSMDGASKFVKGDAIASIIILLINLIGGFIIGMSVHGLSFQAALSTYSVLTIGDGLVSQIPALLISTAAGLIVTRAASDGNLAEDLTGQLLSYPKLLYIVAVTIAFLGFFTPITVMSTLPLAGLLGYAAYTMSQKANRKQIAEEQLVEEKQIEEVRSPESVINLLTVDSIEFEFGYGLIPLADTGQGGDLLDRIIMIRRQCALEMGLVVPVIRIRDNIQLKPNEYVIKIKGNNVGGGELLLNHYLAMSPGYEDESIHGIETVEPSFGLPALWIDESVKERAELSGYTVVDPPSVVATHLTELIKRYGHELLGRQETKQLVDNLRENYPVLVDELVPSVLAIGDVQKVLGKLLREKISIRDLVTIFETLADYGTYTKDPDVLTEYVRQSLSRQITQQFSQTGETLKVITVGPNLEKKISESVQQTEQGSYLALDPVSTQTVYQRLTEQINRLLQSGQQPIVLTSPTIRMYLRQVIERTMQDIPVLSYSELEPNIEIQSVGVVNL, translated from the coding sequence TTGAAAGCAAGAGATCTAACAGTTCTACTGGGTGTTATCGGTATTGTGCTTATGATGATTCTGCCCATCCCGGCTTGGCTTCTGGATGTACTGCTAATTATCAATATTTCGATAGCCTTAACTATTATATTAGTTGCAATGAATACTAAAGACCCGCTGCAGTTCTCGATATTCCCTTCATTGCTGTTAATCACAACCTTGTTTCGTCTGGCACTGAATATTTCAACCACCAAGTTGATTTTGTCGGATGGTCATGCGGGTGAGGTTGTAGCCACGTTCGGAAGCTGGATTGCCCGGGGACAAATCGCTATTGGATTCATTGTCTTCCTGATCCTTGTCGTCGTGCAGTTCATTGTTATTACTAAAGGTTCGGAACGTGTAGCCGAGGTAGGCGCCCGGTTTACACTGGATGCGATGCCCGGCAAACAGATGAGTATCGATGCTGATTTGAACGCCGGCATGATTAATGAACAGCAGGCCGGCGAACGTCGACGCAAGATTGAACGCGAAGCCGACTTTTTCGGGTCTATGGACGGTGCCAGTAAATTTGTCAAAGGTGACGCCATCGCAAGTATTATCATTCTGCTGATCAATCTGATTGGCGGTTTCATTATCGGTATGTCCGTTCACGGATTGTCTTTCCAGGCTGCTCTTTCGACATATTCCGTATTGACAATCGGGGATGGTCTGGTCAGCCAAATACCAGCGCTGCTCATTTCAACCGCAGCCGGACTTATTGTTACCCGCGCAGCATCAGATGGCAACCTGGCGGAGGATTTGACAGGACAACTCCTTTCTTATCCAAAGCTTCTGTATATCGTGGCCGTAACTATTGCATTCCTCGGTTTCTTTACCCCGATTACAGTGATGTCTACCTTGCCTCTAGCGGGGCTATTAGGCTATGCAGCTTATACTATGAGCCAAAAGGCTAACCGCAAGCAAATAGCTGAAGAACAGCTGGTTGAAGAAAAACAGATCGAGGAAGTACGCAGTCCGGAAAGTGTAATCAACCTGCTCACTGTTGATTCCATTGAATTCGAGTTTGGATATGGGCTTATTCCCCTCGCTGACACAGGTCAGGGCGGCGATTTGCTTGATCGTATTATCATGATCAGGCGTCAATGTGCTTTGGAGATGGGTCTTGTCGTCCCTGTTATTCGCATTCGCGACAATATTCAACTAAAACCGAATGAATATGTGATCAAAATTAAAGGAAATAACGTTGGCGGCGGTGAATTATTACTTAATCACTATCTGGCTATGAGTCCCGGGTATGAGGATGAGTCGATTCATGGAATTGAGACGGTAGAACCATCCTTTGGTCTGCCGGCACTATGGATTGACGAGTCCGTAAAGGAACGGGCCGAATTGTCGGGCTATACCGTGGTTGATCCTCCTTCCGTAGTGGCTACACATTTGACCGAGCTTATCAAACGTTATGGCCATGAGCTGCTGGGACGACAGGAAACCAAGCAACTTGTCGACAATCTTCGCGAAAATTATCCTGTGCTGGTGGACGAGCTTGTGCCTTCAGTACTGGCCATTGGGGATGTTCAAAAGGTACTCGGCAAGCTGCTGCGTGAGAAAATCTCGATTCGTGACCTGGTGACTATTTTTGAAACATTGGCGGACTATGGAACCTATACCAAAGACCCGGATGTTCTGACAGAATATGTCCGGCAGTCCCTCTCCAGACAGATTACACAACAGTTCTCCCAGACTGGAGAGACGCTAAAGGTTATCACAGTGGGACCGAATCTGGAAAAGAAAATCTCCGAAAGTGTGCAGCAGACGGAGCAGGGCAGCTATCTTGCGCTGGACCCAGTCTCGACACAGACCGTTTACCAGCGGCTTACGGAGCAAATTAACCGGTTGCTTCAATCGGGGCAGCAGCCAATTGTGTTGACCTCCCCGACAATACGGATGTATCTGCGTCAGGTGATCGAACGGACCATGCAGGACATCCCGGTGTTGTCCTACAGTGAGCTGGAGCCAAATATTGAAATCCAAAGCGTTGGGGTGGTGAATCTATGA
- a CDS encoding chemotaxis protein CheC: MDVLKEVGNIGAGNAATALSQLLGKPIDMAVPKVQLLNFEEITDKVGGAEELVYAVFLRVEGEAPGNLFFILTPEAAINLLSRIAGIELTGNGEFGEMELSALNEIGNILAGSYLSSLADFTSLSMYPTVPALAMDMAGAILSYGLLQFGQMGDDALLIDTTFLEGQNEIEGQFFLIPDPESFPKIFKALGVPFDND, encoded by the coding sequence ATGGATGTGCTGAAGGAAGTCGGGAATATAGGAGCCGGCAACGCTGCCACCGCGCTGTCACAGCTTCTGGGCAAACCGATTGATATGGCTGTCCCCAAAGTTCAGCTGCTTAATTTTGAAGAAATCACCGACAAGGTCGGTGGGGCAGAAGAGCTGGTCTATGCCGTGTTCCTGCGGGTCGAAGGAGAAGCACCGGGCAATCTGTTCTTCATCCTGACACCTGAGGCGGCAATTAACCTGCTTAGCCGGATAGCCGGCATTGAACTCACAGGCAATGGAGAATTCGGCGAGATGGAGCTGTCGGCACTGAACGAAATCGGCAACATTCTGGCCGGCTCTTATCTATCTTCTCTTGCGGATTTCACTTCGCTGTCCATGTATCCGACCGTACCTGCGCTGGCTATGGATATGGCTGGAGCGATTCTAAGCTATGGCCTGCTGCAGTTCGGACAAATGGGAGATGATGCTTTACTGATCGATACCACTTTTCTTGAAGGGCAAAACGAAATTGAAGGGCAATTTTTCCTTATTCCCGATCCGGAATCTTTCCCGAAAATCTTCAAAGCATTAGGAGTACCGTTCGATAATGATTGA
- a CDS encoding chemotaxis protein CheW produces the protein MAEDIKVIVFKLGTEEYGIEVEKVQTIERMMPITRVPKTYSFIKGVINLRGVVIPVIDLRGRFGIEEAEHTDQTRIIIVSVNEMEVGFIVDSANDVIDLNQDAIDTPPDVVGGIKAKYLDGVAKIGEDRLLIMLNLSEVLNKNEIVQLESLEG, from the coding sequence ATGGCTGAAGACATCAAGGTGATTGTGTTTAAACTCGGAACTGAAGAATACGGGATCGAAGTGGAAAAGGTGCAAACAATCGAGCGTATGATGCCGATCACCCGCGTGCCTAAGACGTATTCCTTCATCAAAGGGGTTATCAATCTGCGCGGAGTTGTGATTCCGGTTATTGATTTGCGCGGCCGTTTCGGAATTGAAGAGGCGGAGCACACAGACCAGACCCGGATCATTATCGTATCGGTCAATGAAATGGAAGTAGGCTTTATTGTAGATTCGGCCAACGATGTTATTGATTTGAACCAGGATGCTATTGATACCCCGCCGGATGTAGTGGGCGGCATCAAGGCTAAATATCTGGACGGGGTGGCCAAAATCGGAGAAGACCGTCTGCTCATTATGCTTAACTTGTCCGAAGTGCTGAACAAGAATGAAATTGTGCAGTTGGAAAGTCTAGAGGGCTAA
- the flhB gene encoding flagellar biosynthesis protein FlhB, with product MPKTKRYALNLQHFGGDKTEKATPKKRQEARKKGQVAKSAELSGAVVLLSALLTLMMFGDFIKERVVKLYTDVFQNRMMMQVTPENVSELFNHYGIQILILLAPLFIITFVMALVVNLAEVGFMMVTEGLTPKFSKINPIKGFKNIFSMRSFVEFLKSIFKLLIIGYLVYSTLWGEKENFASLAHVSAEGAYRFAAKMTMNLGIKIGAALLIMAVFDYIYQKYEHEKSLKMSKQDIKDEYKKMEGDPIIKGKIRERQRRMAMQRMMQEVPNADVIITNPTHFAVALKYDGSQMEAPQIIAKGQDFVALRIRELAKEHGVITMENKPLARALFHRTEIGDVVPADLFQAVAEVLAYVYKLNGKRR from the coding sequence ATGCCGAAAACGAAACGTTATGCACTCAATCTTCAGCATTTCGGGGGAGACAAAACAGAGAAAGCAACCCCGAAGAAGCGGCAGGAGGCACGTAAAAAGGGCCAAGTTGCAAAAAGTGCTGAACTATCCGGTGCGGTTGTGTTGTTATCGGCTCTTCTGACCTTAATGATGTTTGGGGATTTCATAAAAGAACGGGTTGTTAAACTGTATACGGATGTCTTTCAAAACCGCATGATGATGCAGGTGACTCCTGAGAATGTTTCCGAGTTGTTTAACCATTACGGTATACAGATATTAATTCTCCTGGCTCCGCTGTTCATCATTACGTTTGTGATGGCTCTTGTAGTGAATTTGGCTGAAGTCGGTTTTATGATGGTCACGGAAGGGCTGACTCCAAAATTCAGCAAGATCAATCCGATCAAAGGCTTCAAGAATATTTTCTCCATGCGTTCTTTTGTGGAGTTCCTAAAATCCATCTTCAAGCTTCTGATAATCGGCTATCTGGTCTACAGTACCCTTTGGGGTGAAAAGGAAAACTTCGCTTCCTTAGCCCATGTCAGTGCGGAAGGGGCTTACCGGTTTGCAGCAAAGATGACTATGAACCTGGGCATCAAAATCGGGGCGGCACTCTTGATAATGGCTGTTTTTGATTACATTTATCAAAAGTACGAACATGAGAAGAGCTTGAAAATGTCCAAACAGGATATCAAAGATGAATATAAAAAAATGGAAGGCGATCCGATCATTAAAGGCAAGATCAGGGAACGGCAGCGAAGAATGGCTATGCAGCGGATGATGCAGGAGGTTCCGAATGCGGATGTGATCATCACTAACCCGACCCACTTTGCAGTTGCCTTGAAATATGACGGATCCCAAATGGAGGCTCCGCAAATTATAGCCAAAGGCCAGGACTTTGTGGCACTCCGTATCCGTGAACTGGCTAAGGAGCATGGTGTTATAACTATGGAGAACAAACCGCTCGCACGAGCGTTATTTCACAGGACAGAAATCGGCGATGTCGTTCCTGCCGATCTTTTTCAGGCAGTAGCTGAAGTGCTCGCTTATGTGTACAAGCTTAATGGTAAGAGGAGATAA
- the cheB gene encoding protein-glutamate methylesterase/protein-glutamine glutaminase, with the protein MKPYQVLVVDDSAFMRKIISDLIENDANFQVAATASNGREAIEKVNELSPDLVTMDVEMPEMNGLEALKIIMAQRPLPVIMLSGINEEGMKETILALEWGAFDFIRKPSISNSQDIIAVGVSLREQMKEAMLARQQREARASAYKVPELPAAEAASAPQPVRGPAKQPPEAPKKAPELPRKLADKPKAKPELSPAPEMVKGKGSPGRTSPEGALPPGAAKGPARLPKPASDPSRNRSKEEAKPVQPDSRPAAAANLESSAAGGDRKPNNKGLRKLVAVGCSTGGPRALKAFLENIPADFPAPIVIVQHMPPNFTKSLAQRLNTFSPLEVAEAEQGMILRQGAAYIAPGGYHMRVVPAAGGQYAIDLTLEEARNGHRPSVDTLFESILPYTSLERHAVIMTGMGSDGARMMKSLYDSGVTSTFAESEETCVVYGMPRSAVELHCVRHVLPLQEIAPRLVQAVK; encoded by the coding sequence ATGAAACCTTATCAAGTTTTGGTTGTTGATGATTCTGCATTCATGCGCAAGATCATTTCCGATTTAATTGAAAATGATGCTAACTTTCAGGTTGCGGCAACGGCATCCAACGGACGTGAAGCCATTGAAAAAGTCAACGAACTTTCTCCGGATCTGGTAACCATGGATGTCGAGATGCCGGAAATGAACGGCCTGGAGGCGCTCAAAATAATAATGGCGCAGCGTCCTCTGCCGGTAATCATGCTCTCAGGAATTAATGAAGAGGGCATGAAGGAAACCATTCTGGCACTGGAGTGGGGGGCTTTTGATTTTATCCGCAAGCCCTCCATATCGAACTCACAGGATATTATAGCTGTGGGCGTATCGCTGAGAGAGCAAATGAAAGAGGCAATGCTTGCCCGCCAGCAGCGCGAAGCCAGAGCTTCCGCATACAAGGTGCCTGAGCTGCCTGCTGCAGAGGCGGCCTCTGCACCGCAACCGGTGCGCGGGCCTGCCAAACAACCCCCGGAAGCTCCCAAGAAAGCTCCGGAGCTTCCACGCAAGCTGGCTGACAAACCAAAGGCCAAGCCGGAATTGAGTCCCGCTCCAGAGATGGTTAAGGGCAAAGGTTCGCCGGGAAGAACATCTCCGGAAGGCGCTCTTCCGCCAGGGGCGGCCAAGGGCCCCGCGCGGCTTCCCAAACCGGCTTCCGATCCCTCTAGGAACCGATCGAAAGAGGAAGCCAAACCGGTACAGCCGGATTCACGGCCAGCTGCTGCAGCTAATCTTGAATCCTCTGCTGCAGGCGGGGACCGCAAGCCCAACAATAAGGGATTGCGCAAGCTGGTAGCCGTCGGTTGTTCCACGGGCGGTCCTAGAGCTTTAAAAGCATTTCTTGAAAATATTCCGGCTGATTTTCCAGCACCTATTGTCATTGTGCAGCATATGCCGCCCAATTTCACCAAGTCGCTGGCACAGCGGCTGAATACTTTCAGTCCGCTTGAAGTGGCGGAAGCAGAACAGGGAATGATTCTGCGTCAGGGGGCGGCATACATTGCTCCCGGCGGCTATCATATGAGGGTAGTTCCGGCTGCGGGCGGCCAATATGCCATTGATCTGACTTTGGAAGAAGCCCGCAACGGACACCGCCCATCGGTGGATACACTCTTCGAGTCCATTCTTCCATACACCTCACTGGAGCGGCACGCAGTGATTATGACAGGGATGGGCAGTGATGGTGCCAGAATGATGAAGTCACTTTATGATTCAGGAGTGACTTCCACCTTTGCCGAAAGTGAAGAAACCTGTGTGGTTTACGGGATGCCGCGTTCTGCGGTGGAACTGCATTGTGTAAGACATGTCCTGCCTTTGCAAGAAATTGCTCCAAGGCTGGTGCAAGCCGTAAAATAA
- the flhF gene encoding flagellar biosynthesis protein FlhF, whose product MRVKRYVVDTMPDAMHSIRSELGSDAVILSTKEVRVGGFMGMFKKKKIEVVAAVEDAQKPGASAKPPAAPLNIPRSAVPQAYQKAAAAGANEPAARAASSGNEAAAKQAFAEIAAALSDSLENKGSVAVLPAVHEEEDAGYFEAEEAPMQHSSAPGINLSSMASIDEAREKKLTAASAAGLESDVLREIRDMKQWMERIARYSSGTVELPEQLEQLRDRLIEQETDVVLVDEWVSNIFDQWNEEGRIWAPDQFNIRMTAQVEDFLSGRIANGIAPDTRIVYIAGPTGVGKTTTIAKLAAEQLFRQGRKVGLITSDTYRISAVEQLRTYAAILNMPLEVVQSPGDLQRALFRLESCDLVLMDTAGRNYRNEMLVAELQSLLAKELKSETFLVLSLTSKSRDMKKIAEHFDRYQLDKVIFTKLDETGSYGPLFNVLNDFPLKLSYITNGQNVPDDLLAATKDQLSGMILGTGGL is encoded by the coding sequence ATGAGAGTGAAGCGTTATGTGGTCGACACGATGCCTGACGCCATGCATTCCATCCGCAGCGAGCTGGGAAGCGATGCCGTCATTTTAAGCACCAAGGAGGTCAGAGTCGGCGGTTTCATGGGGATGTTTAAGAAGAAGAAAATTGAAGTTGTTGCGGCAGTTGAGGATGCCCAGAAGCCTGGAGCTTCTGCAAAGCCGCCGGCTGCTCCATTGAACATTCCGCGCAGCGCAGTTCCCCAAGCATACCAGAAGGCTGCAGCCGCTGGCGCAAATGAACCAGCGGCTAGGGCGGCCTCCTCGGGAAATGAGGCAGCGGCAAAGCAGGCTTTTGCCGAGATTGCTGCAGCGTTGTCTGATAGCTTAGAGAACAAGGGGAGTGTAGCGGTACTGCCTGCGGTCCATGAGGAAGAAGATGCCGGCTACTTTGAAGCTGAGGAAGCTCCAATGCAGCATTCATCAGCTCCAGGTATTAACCTTTCAAGCATGGCTTCCATAGATGAGGCCCGGGAAAAGAAATTAACTGCAGCATCCGCAGCCGGACTGGAAAGTGATGTGCTGCGGGAGATTCGCGACATGAAGCAGTGGATGGAGCGGATTGCCCGTTATTCATCCGGCACTGTAGAGCTTCCAGAGCAGCTGGAACAATTAAGAGACCGTCTGATAGAGCAGGAGACGGATGTTGTTCTGGTCGATGAGTGGGTCAGCAATATTTTTGACCAGTGGAATGAGGAAGGCCGAATCTGGGCCCCGGATCAGTTCAATATTAGGATGACCGCTCAGGTTGAGGATTTTTTATCAGGGCGCATTGCTAACGGGATTGCACCGGATACGCGGATTGTTTATATCGCAGGACCTACAGGTGTTGGCAAGACCACTACGATAGCCAAACTTGCCGCTGAGCAGTTGTTCAGGCAAGGGCGCAAGGTGGGCCTGATTACCTCGGACACCTACCGGATTTCGGCAGTAGAGCAGCTTCGCACTTATGCGGCTATACTCAATATGCCTCTGGAGGTTGTACAGTCTCCTGGTGATTTGCAAAGAGCCTTGTTCCGGCTCGAGAGCTGTGATCTTGTGCTAATGGATACGGCAGGCCGGAATTACCGTAACGAGATGCTGGTAGCGGAGCTGCAGAGTCTTTTGGCCAAAGAGCTTAAGAGTGAGACCTTTCTGGTGCTCAGCCTGACCTCCAAAAGCCGGGATATGAAAAAGATTGCCGAACATTTTGACCGCTATCAGCTGGATAAAGTCATCTTCACTAAACTTGACGAGACAGGAAGCTATGGTCCGCTCTTCAATGTTCTGAATGATTTCCCGCTCAAGCTCTCTTATATAACCAATGGTCAGAATGTTCCCGATGATTTGCTGGCTGCTACCAAAGATCAGCTTAGCGGGATGATTTTGGGAACAGGGGGGCTGTGA
- a CDS encoding MinD/ParA family protein, with translation MMDQAQSLRRLVSSQEPKRVSGGEASARIITVCSGKGGVGKSNFTLNFALTLKAMGKRVLLFDADIGMANIDVLMGVSTKYNLYHLLKREAGIGEIIHKGPNGLPFIAGGSGMDELFSLSEADLSYFTDQIAGIADTMDFILFDTGAGLSKETMKFITSADDCLVVTTPEPTAITDAYALIKVVNNSHPKVSFRLIVNQAGDEKEARATSDKIRMAASRFLQLDISFLGYISSDTHVVQAVKRQIPFSVAFPNSSAAKDVHRLALSYLAADSADTTKVQGIKGFISKWLKRKE, from the coding sequence GTGATGGATCAGGCGCAATCCCTGAGGAGGCTTGTGTCCAGCCAGGAACCCAAACGTGTATCCGGAGGGGAGGCATCAGCCCGGATTATCACTGTTTGCAGTGGGAAGGGGGGTGTCGGCAAATCGAATTTCACCTTGAACTTTGCACTCACACTCAAAGCGATGGGCAAAAGAGTGCTCTTGTTCGATGCTGATATCGGTATGGCGAATATAGATGTGCTTATGGGTGTATCGACTAAGTATAATCTTTATCATTTACTGAAAAGGGAAGCGGGTATCGGAGAGATCATTCATAAAGGACCCAACGGGCTTCCTTTTATCGCAGGCGGTTCAGGTATGGACGAGCTTTTTTCGCTGTCTGAGGCGGATTTGAGCTACTTCACGGACCAGATCGCCGGAATTGCGGACACGATGGATTTTATTCTCTTCGATACAGGAGCAGGACTTTCCAAAGAAACTATGAAATTCATTACTTCGGCGGATGACTGCCTGGTGGTCACTACACCTGAACCCACTGCGATAACGGATGCTTACGCACTGATAAAGGTAGTAAATAACTCCCACCCGAAGGTTTCCTTCCGGCTGATTGTCAATCAGGCAGGGGATGAGAAAGAGGCGCGCGCCACCAGTGATAAAATCCGCATGGCGGCAAGCCGGTTTTTACAATTGGATATTTCTTTTCTTGGATATATCAGCAGCGATACCCATGTAGTTCAGGCAGTAAAGAGACAGATTCCATTCTCGGTGGCTTTTCCGAACAGTTCGGCAGCCAAAGATGTGCATAGGCTTGCGCTTAGCTATTTGGCCGCTGATTCGGCAGACACCACTAAAGTTCAAGGCATCAAGGGATTTATCAGCAAGTGGTTGAAGCGAAAAGAATAA